In the genome of Rhodoplanes sp. Z2-YC6860, one region contains:
- a CDS encoding tRNA (cytidine(34)-2'-O)-methyltransferase: MRIALYEPDIPQNTGTILRLAACLGVEAHIVEPTGFPSSDRAFRRAGMDYLDQVSLRRHQSWAAFNAWRQSEGLRLLLFTTAAGTSYLDCAFQAGDILMFGRESAGAPEAVHQAADLRLKVPMRPNLRSINVAMTAAMALGEALRQTDGFKHE; encoded by the coding sequence ATGCGGATCGCGCTTTACGAGCCTGACATCCCCCAGAACACCGGGACGATTCTCCGGCTTGCCGCCTGTCTCGGCGTCGAGGCCCATATCGTCGAACCGACCGGGTTCCCGAGCTCGGACCGCGCCTTCCGCCGGGCCGGCATGGACTATCTCGATCAGGTGTCGTTGCGCCGGCACCAGTCCTGGGCGGCATTCAACGCATGGCGGCAGTCGGAAGGCCTGCGGCTGCTTCTGTTCACGACCGCGGCCGGGACCTCCTACCTCGACTGCGCCTTCCAGGCCGGCGATATCCTGATGTTCGGCCGCGAATCCGCCGGCGCGCCCGAGGCCGTCCACCAGGCCGCCGATCTCCGGCTGAAAGTCCCGATGCGGCCGAATTTGCGCTCGATCAATGTGGCGATGACCGCGGCCATGGCACTGGGCGAGGCGCTCAGGCAGACGGACGGCTTCAAGCATGAATAG